A window of the Sporichthyaceae bacterium genome harbors these coding sequences:
- the ilvN gene encoding acetolactate synthase small subunit, which yields MTVHTLSVLVENKPGVLARISSLFARRGFNIDSLAVGPTEHPEISRMTIAVNVESSPLEQVTKQLNKLVNVIKIVELEPTAAVQRELLLVKVRADTENRSHVLETVQLFRAKVIDVSTDSVTVEATGSADKLSALLRMLEPFGVKELVQSGMVAIGRGPRSITDRSLRPVERSA from the coding sequence ATGACTGTCCACACTTTGTCGGTGCTGGTGGAGAACAAGCCCGGTGTGTTGGCCCGGATCTCGAGCCTGTTCGCGCGGCGCGGGTTCAACATCGACTCACTCGCGGTGGGCCCGACCGAGCACCCGGAGATCTCCCGGATGACGATCGCGGTCAACGTCGAGTCCTCGCCGTTGGAGCAGGTGACCAAACAGCTGAACAAGCTGGTCAACGTCATCAAGATCGTCGAGCTGGAGCCGACCGCCGCCGTGCAGCGTGAACTGCTGCTGGTCAAGGTCCGCGCGGACACCGAGAACCGCTCGCACGTGCTGGAGACCGTCCAGCTGTTCCGGGCCAAGGTCATCGACGTGTCCACCGACTCGGTGACCGTCGAGGCCACCGGGAGCGCGGACAAGCTGAGCGCGCTGCTGCGCATGCTGGAGCCCTTCGGGGTCAAGGAGCTCGTCCAGTCGGGCATGGTCGCCATCGGTCGCGGCCCCCGCTCCATCACCGACCGTTCCCTACGCCCCGTCGAACGCAGCGCCTGA